The genomic stretch TTCTAGCGAAGCTGTAACCATAGGATGTGGAGATCAATTTGTAGATGAATAGCTTGTTCCTGTGTGACATAACGGTGGGATTATCTGGACAATATCATGTTAGTGATTTTTAGTTTAGCGAGTTCAACTTTTCAGGCTAGATATTACTACTTTGTACACATATATGACTATGTTTGGAAGCTTTATTTTCTTAAATGTGATCATTCCAATCCAATGAATACAAGTGAACCAAAAGGAAGATATCCATCAATCAATATAATTTAGGGCTTTGTATCTGTATTAAACAATAAATTCAAAAGCCAAGAAGTTTGCTCTCGTGATGCAACAGTAGCGTGATGAAAGTGATAAACTTCAGGGGAAATGAAACCCTGTAACGAGCCCCAGATTTGAAGCGGAGGTACTCTTCTTTAGGACGAAACCAGAGGGATATCTCTCCCTTGGGTTTTCAGTGGCTTGTGTGCTTACCTACTTGGCTACACTACTTCACCTTGAGACTTAGTCACCAATAAACCAAACTTTCCCTTCCCTCTAAATTTTGAGGAAAGAACAAGCTAAATGAAACTCTGTGTGAGATTCTAGGTCGGAATATGATTAAACCAGTGTCAAGTTTTGCTTTGCATCTTAGACTCTTAGTCATAAAGTATTTGCCGAATCGAATCAGGTATTCAACAAAACTGTTGCAGAGTAGGAGTACAGGTGAATATCTCTTATTGCACATTTGAGGTCTATTTCTGAGATTCTCAATATagtttggaaaaaaaaatcattggGTAGGGGCTCAAATGGTCATTGAAAAAGAGAAACTACACCTTACCGAACTCCATGATTTATCACTAGATTGAACCAAAAGAAAATAGTGGCAATGTTCGTCACCACTTCCCAGCTGTGCTGGAGGAACGGGTCAGGTATATGTTCATAGAAAAGGTTAGAATTATATGTGAGGGTTACATGTTTCAGGTGTTATCCTTCTGCCCATTGTCTTACCTCTTCTCTATGCAATAATGCAAATCATTGATTGATTCTCCCCATGGTTTCAAAGGTGACTAGGCGTAACTAGACCACCAAGGCGAGCTCGTCTGGCTGGACACGCCTTTGAAACAGAGACTCTCCCAGTTAACAAGATCTCTGTATGTTTCAACCTGCTTTGCATGCTTTGATTTTCTAGATAGAAAACCTACCCTTGCTAAAGCCCAAAAGACTTGATACTGTAGTCAGGTCAGGTCCAGCCCATTACACCAATGATGATGTATTTGAACATTCTTTACCGAGAGGTTCAGTTCTTATACAATACAATAGCAAATGAATGCAAGAAAAAAGGCAAGTTTGTGGTGCTCATTTCAGCACTATGATTTTAGTGAAAAGTTGAGTGTTCATCGTCTTCTCAATAGATGGTATTTGTGGCGTGAATTCAGATGTTTGTTGCGAAAAAGAAAAGAGGATGAGAATTCTGTGAAAGACACTGAATTAGGCGCTGGGCCCTGCAATTCATAAAAGGATGAATTTTTTGTGCAAGACCTTGCAATTCTTGATTTCACAGTCTATGCAAATagaaaacagatagaaccaactGCAGGTATGCAGTATCATGCTTCCATGGATAGTTGAAGTAGTGCCACTTATATATCTGTGATGGTGGGCAGACAAACATGTCTCCTTCCATGTTTCATGTGTGTCCAAACTACATCATTTTAAGTTTCTGAAAAACATACTATTGTGAATAGCACAGAGTTGGTCAGCCGTCTAATTCTTGCTCTTGTTTTTGAAAGTCTCTTTGTTGCACCATCTCTGTGCTGTCCGTAGGCCGCAGTGCAGCCATGATAGAGCTGGAACAACTGCCTGGATGCCACCAAAACCCTGCTCCTTGCCAAAAAAAGGACTGGCAGCAGTGCGGCACTGAATTTCAGCATATATAAGATATCCAGGCTGGGAGGGGAATTTCCTGCTTGATTGCGCTATGGGGCTTTGGGCTCCATTCCCATGCTGTTTCAATCGAACAACGAATGTTACCTCACTGTTTTGCATCCGACCTgattcttttctctctttttttttttgttttgaaacaAATTATCTTTTGCGCTATCGGGCTCAGAAGTCTGAACGCGTCGCAGTTACAAATCTGGAAAAAAGCGAGGTGTATTCGAGGATAGCAAAACCCCTTGCGACGGTGCCATCGCACAGCAGACGGCACGGTAAACGCCAAGCTGCGTGTAGTGTAGTAGCTGACACTGACAGACACACAACAGGATCCCGAACAAAGCGGTAGCTGCGGTTGACTCGAAAGCCCGTGAGGCGACCGTGTCCTGGTTGCGGTCGCCGTCAgctcggcgacggcgacgcaCTCTGCAGGCGGCACCGGGCCGCTTCGCTCCCGTCCTTGCCGTCGTCGTCCCCCGACGCAGTCCATGTCCGGCGGGCGGGCGGAGGTTCACATCCCACGAGCCAACAGCAGCGTCTTGCTGTGAGCTCCGCGAGATTCCCGCGTCTccgtcccgtcccgtcccgCCAGAGCGCCCACATTTCTCATCCAGACATCCCAGTCATCCTTCCTTGCTTCTCGCCTCGATCCAGTGAATCCGGTCGGACGAATCGTCTCGCTGCGGTGCACCGGCATTTATCGGCTATTGCCCGCCCGCCGTCAGCGCcaacgcaacgcaacgcaacCAGGGCCGCAGAAAAACGCGGCGAAAGCCCGGGCGCGCGGGCGCCACATTTTGACCGCAGCGATTCGCCTCATCAAGCGCACCTGGCAGCGCAGCAAAGCCCCCGGCCGGCACGCGTGGCCGCGTCGCGTCAGCAACAGGCAACTGGTAGTCTGGTACGCCAGCGcgggggtggggtggggtgggggggcGCGCGTCGCCGTCGAGGTGAGCTGGTGCCTGCTGGTAAAACACACAACACCCGTTCTTCACTGCCGGTACGCCACGCCAGACACTACGGAGTAAACGGGCAGGACGCGGCGGGGAATTGAAGGGCGACTGGGTCCGGGTCCGTCTCTCCCAGCTCGCCCTCGCTGTCTCGCCGAGCGGGGAGGGAGCAGAAGAGCAGTCGTGCCCGGCGTCAAGGCGACATGGACACCAGTAGTATGATAATAATACGGCCAAGGTAAGGTCCAATGCCCGACCGTCCAATCTGCTTCTGGCCTGTGTGTTAAGGATTGATGGCCAGCTTTATGAACCAGTCAATTGACACTTTCATTCTGCGCACCCGCATGATGATGGTGCACATGCACGTCCACGGTAATTATAACGCGGTTACACTTTCTCGCTTTATTACTCCGGTACGTAGCATGTAGCTAGCGTTTCGACTAACGAGCACTTGGCCAATTCGAGAGGGAAAAAAACGAGCACTTGGCCACTTACCTCGTTTCGTATAGCTTCCTCCCGTCCCGAATGTGGTGAACTCGAGTCGACAGTGAGAGCTTGTTTGTTGTTCTTATGGATAAATCTTTAGGTAATTGATAGAATAACTTATCTCGGTGTATATACCTTGATAGTTAAGTTGGGTATTGCGATTCGTTATTACAAAGCTACAATCATAACGCACCGTATAAAAAAATACAAAGTGTCGTAAATGTGGCAATATAAATTCAAATTGTACTACGAAATCCATGTTTAGATCTCTTTATAATTATAGGAATGAAAAAAAACTCTTAGGATTAAAGCTTTGTCCCCAAATAACTGTCGTCCCTTATCAATATGGGTTTACAACCTATGTCTTGAGTCCCACAGGTGACTTTAGCCTTTTCCTCTCACTGTAGACTCAGTTCATTTAATGGTTCAGTTGTTAAAGGACTATTGTACACATGGGTGTTAGAGTCtttctttccattcttcttgGTAACTGAGTCCAAGGCTACAATGACAAATATAaagagacagagggagtatgtcTTTTCCTCAGAGTATATGCTATCAATTACAGTGTGAAACTCGAACAACTCTTTTGCGCGCACACCTTGCTTTTTTTATCTATCCTATATGCCACTACCTCTTAATATTACATAAAGTGTTGTCTTGTAGAAACAATGTTATTGTGGTTTACGCCTATTTTCCAACACAAGAACTTGCTTCGGCCAAGTTTTTTTAGACACCAGAACTTGATAGTTGGTTTCTTTTAATGCAGAACATAAAACCAAATCTTGAAACATTTCCTAGACATAAGAGCCAATCTAACTCCTTTTATCAGGGTCAATGGCCATGATAAAATTTCATAATCCATTGGCAAAACATTGTTCATTCCTAAACTTCAGATCATACTCCATTGACAACTGCGATTTTTCTCCTACAAAATCATGTAGGTTGATGAACTAAAAAAAAACTACATCAATGGCTGCGACTTTAATCTCAAGCGaacaaaccaaaaaaaaatccacACAGTGCTTTTGCATATCCATCTACTAATGCTAAAGgcatgaaaaaaaaagatgtcGTATATGTTCGTCCACATATAAAGCAGAGCAATTTAAGTTGAATGCGGGCATTGTCCTCGTTTCTTGACAAGACACCATGGCGAGCACAGGCTTCATCAATTGACCCATACAAGTCATCCTGTGACAACTAGGACTAGTTCAAAGTGCTAGATACTCATGCATGTAGTCGCATAGTGCCTGTGATTTGGTAGTACGGTGTAGTAGATTATTAGGATACGCCCGCGCGCGTGATTGACTTGTTAAAGCAGCCCCACCAAGAAAAGCAGCAGAAAACAATAATAAAGGAGATAAAAAGGCAGTGTGTGGTGTGTTCGTGTACGAACGCGCGCGCGTAGGACTTTTGGAACTCAGGATCCTGTGATGACCTACGAAGCACGTAAAATACTGTATGTGTTTTGGTCGGACGCGTTTTGCCGGGGTGACAGGGAGATGGCACGGCTGATATGGACGACACACGACGACCAGCGCGACCTGACGGAGCAGCTCTCGATCACACACCCGCCGACGTAcggcacacacacaaaaaagaaTGGGAGCCCTAAGTGGCGAAGCTAAAATAAATTAGAGAAAGTATCTTTGTTTTATAGGTGTAAAAATTTATATTATagtaaaaatatatttctaataCTGATTCTTTAAATTTTTGTGTGTGCCTAGATATCCACAAGTTACAACGTGACTTCGACCCTGGGTGTGCTAGTGTGTTTTCTTTATAACCTGATGTTCTTAGTGGTTTTTAAGTTTTATTTAATCAAATTTTATCCTAATTGGCATCTTTTTGTGACCGGTACCGGGTCTACATTTGCAGTAGAAAAGTGACGCATTCATTTGCATTCCTGGCCTTTGTCTAAGTTATCCTCTGGTTCCTTTTTGATTGAGACATGGTGGAAACTAGTAGAGTAGATGAAAGCACTAGCTGAattgttttcttttttaaatAAACGTTATCATCTTTGCAGTGCTGGTGCTGCAAAAAAACGTCAATCTAGGGGCACATATACTAGATACAAGTATTTCAGACAAAAGTAAACTTTTCGAAATGAATAATAGGCAGGCCGGCCCGGTAAGATAATAAAAAAAGTCTACACGCGTaaagtaaaaaagaaaaagaaactacGATTGCAATGCACGACAAAAGTTAACTTTTCAAGTGCAATTTGTCAACAGTTAGTCAGATACAGCTCCCTTTTTTAGTTAAAGTGGTAGAGTATTTAATAGCTCTAGTAAGACAACGAGTACGTCCGAggtttttatttccttttcacATAATCATCAGTTATCTGTACCGTGACTAGTAGAGGAGCTCCTCTCGCTCTATGGTCACATATTTGAATTCGAAGTCTGTACTCGGCGATCGATATTCTTCTTTCAGATACATCCTGTGGACGCAACCGGAAAACGTGCAACACAGAGCATAGCATGAGTcagggaacagacaaacaattCAGAAGGCCGGACCAATTCATGGGCATATCCTATTCCTATATAGGCTGCTCCCCAGTTCCCCACAGTGGCATCTATCGGATTACTACAGTTACAGGCTTTACAGGTGTTAATCAAAACTGAAAGGACTCGCTCTCGTTAATTTATTCGTTTGTCTTATAAATCGTATTTTTTCTATCAGccagtagtatttttctcttacaataaattaATAAACAGTATTTTTAATTATGATTCTTTAAATAAGGGAACATACACGTAACGGCAGCCGGCAACACGGAACTGGAATTGCCATCTCCTGGTGGGTGACAGCTAGTCAACTAATAGATCCCCAAAGGAGTACTAGTTACTAAAGTTTACAGCTCACCGTGAGAATCGATTCAAACATGAAGATGACCTCTGCATTTTTAACATGAAGATGACCTTAGTGGTGTGATTTGTTTGTTTGACTTTTTGGTGGCAATTTTCATGTTTGCACATTGTTCCTACAGGAAATTTGCATGATATACTCATCTTTGAGTTATCAGACGTATTTCGTTTTCGTTTTGTTAGGATAATATATTGACTaccaattattattattattattctatAACTAGCAAGATTTTATTGTATTCAAATAGCGTGGGTAATCCTTTCTTATttgagaatatatttttatacataacgttttttcttttttatcatAACTTTTCTCTCACCATTTGGCTCATTTGCGTCCACCTACATGAATTCTATATAATTATAACATTGAGCAATTCTTTAAAAACTACATCtatcttttctcttcttttttcccCACTTCTACTCCGTGGATACGCAACTTTCTACTAAGACTAAGAGAGTGTTTGAAACTGCTCCATAAACTCTGTTCTATAGACTCTATCATgaaacatatataaaaaaatgaagTTTATGAAGCATcactttaggtgctctcacaatgcTACTCTTTTTTCTAGAATAAAGTGCATGAAATTGAAATCATTTGACTAGAAAACGTGGATAGACGCCCTTTAGGTTCTCTTGGTGAGTTGTACCTCGATAAAACTACCATCCAAGCCTCTCACAAATTATCCAATTCTCTTACATATTTAAATTTTGGTTCATCTTTTATATCATCTTGTGAATTCATAGTCAGCTCTTTTATCGCTAAACCATCATCTaatttatcataatcatgcacAGCCACTGGCCAGCCCTATTATCATTCCTATATCCATGGGCACACATCAAGACTTTTCAAACGTGATATGCAACCACAAAGCTAGTGAAATACTATATATCTCAAACATGCTAGCAGTGTCGTCGCTCTACTTTGATATTGGTCATGCTATACTTTTCTACTTGTGACAAGCTTCTCACAAAGAATTGAAGATTGATTTGTGCTGCTTGCCAACTCCACATGCATGAGCCACCTATTTGAGTTTGAGAGCCACATATAGTCAAAATCTTAAGCACGACTAAGACTTTAATACATCTAACATTTAATATGGGTCTTATGATTTTGAATTAATTGAATTAAAAATAAACAAAGACCAATTAAAATCCAACATATTATAAGTAAATATGTTTCATTATGAATCTATAAGATCAATTTAATTAAAAATCATATATATTACTATAAAAATTTCTTGGACAAAGATTTGTCTTCCGGCTCTGTTTATTCTACCTCACTAACTACTACAATAAAGTGTTTAATTCTACCTATATATTACTGAAGTACGAGGATAAATaggtaataaataaataaataaataaataaataaaggtgcaaacaaaggaaaaaagaaatatGCAATTTGCATAACTAGCTGACCCGGTCGTCCCCACTAAATCGCAGTGCCACTGccacccctctccctctccccccgCGCTCTCCTGTTTTTTCCACCGGGCAGGCAGCAGCCCGTCCCACCACGCCATGAGAAAATTCGCCCCAAGAAGCGGGCAGCTCTGCGCTGCTCAGCAGCTGCGTCATCCATGTCAACCATGAACCACCTCGTGCTTCTCCATATATACGTCATGCGCAAACGCTTCCACACCACCTTAATTAGCTTGCTTCACCTCACCTCATCACCTGATCACCAGCACAGCAGCAAGTATACACACACCACAAGGGCACGCGGTTCTTCCGGCGCATCATCATATGCATTCTTTGCTCCCGGCAGCGTAGCCAAGCATCTCCTCATCAGCTCCGGCCGGTCTGAGCGGCGGCGCAAGCAGtggctatatatatatctagCTGCTGCTATCTTGGTGTGGTCCGCGATCGAGCGGATCGACTGGTGGCATGGCGGGCGGCCTGCCCCCAGGGTACCGCTTCTACCCGACGGAAGAGGAGCTGATATCCTTCTACCTGCGCAACAAGCTGGACAACCTCCGCCGCGACGACATCGAGCGCGTCATCCCCGTCGTCGACGTCTACTCCGTCGACCCCTGGCAGCTCCCAGGTGCAACGCGGTAGCTAGGCTGCTAATAACCATTCATTTCACGCACAGGCACACAGCCCACCAATTGAGATATGACCGAAGCGGTGCATTGCGCTAACCGCGCGGCCGGGGTACGGTGCGCCATGATGATGCATGCAGGGATCCACGAGATgctgcgcggcggcggcgctgccgggGAGGGGGAGCCGTGGTTCTACTTCTGCCCGCGGCAGGAGCGGGAGGCGCGGGGCGGGCGGCCCAGCCGGACGACGCCGTCGGGGTACTGGAAGGCCGCGGGCACGCCCGGGGTCGTCTACTCCTCCTCGGCGGCGCCGGCCGACCGCCGCGCCATCGGGATGAAGAAGACCATGGTCTTCTACCGCGGCCGCGCGCCGTCGGGGACCAAGACCAACTGGAAGATGAACGAGTACAGGGCGCTCCAGTACGACGAAGCCCCCGCCGGCCCCGCCGCCGTCGGAACCGACgggtcctcgtcgtcgtcgtctaccgcccaccaccaccacgccgTACccgtaccaccaccaccaccaaacgTTGCCCCGCAGGTGAGGTGATGCACAAATGATTAAATGGAGGTTGCTTTCTCTGCCGTTGTGGACATTGGCACGTAGCTTATATAGCTTCCAAAATAAGATCCACACAAGAAGCTGCGGCGCACGCATGTCGATCGATCTCCATATATcacccacatatatatatatatatatattgctttGGCGCCAGGGCAACTCGATCGATGGTGCGTGTCGTTTTTTTTTTGCGCCGGTTAAGTGTCCAAAATCCACGTGATGTTGTTTGTGTTGTAGCGAACTTTAGTTTATGAGACTCGATTGATGCTCCTGCAAaagttctttttttaaaaaaaataaaataaaatactcAATGCGTGGTTCTCGCCTTGTGCCAATCTATCAATCACGGCATCACGATCGATCTCATCATCATTCGATTCTTC from Sorghum bicolor cultivar BTx623 chromosome 3, Sorghum_bicolor_NCBIv3, whole genome shotgun sequence encodes the following:
- the LOC8062364 gene encoding NAC domain-containing protein 90 produces the protein MAGGLPPGYRFYPTEEELISFYLRNKLDNLRRDDIERVIPVVDVYSVDPWQLPGIHEMLRGGGAAGEGEPWFYFCPRQEREARGGRPSRTTPSGYWKAAGTPGVVYSSSAAPADRRAIGMKKTMVFYRGRAPSGTKTNWKMNEYRALQYDEAPAGPAAVGTDGSSSSSSTAHHHHAVPVPPPPPNVAPQLRSEFSLCRLYTKSGSLRQFDRRPLGAAGGVVVVPGEDPAGPSTAGVAASPPDDDDGSGSSSMQQQQRQQVTEERAANDPYGDDMVVTTEREDAHGHDPFGDDVAILDALLYWPGD